The following coding sequences are from one Aeromicrobium duanguangcaii window:
- a CDS encoding alpha/beta hydrolase, whose protein sequence is MVATLRGLFHPTLPGLVGALLFALVSLTPSLLPRPALFQGLVTGVTAVIGYGLGVALAWVWRAFADREARRPGARQWRWAAGIGVVTLGAADVISVRQQDRIRELMGLGDASAWRLVSVPVVAVVVFCLLLAAGRGLRRAARALSDLLARRIGAQAARATAVVVVAALTFFTLSGVVYDTAIDAVDSSFALGDQQVSSRLDPPASALRSGSPASDLAWEDLGRQGRRFVARGPSGDDIAVFTGRTALDPIRAYAGTAHAEDVEQRARLAVDDLERAGGFERANLLVAGTTGSGFIEPSASESFEYLTDGDSAIVSMQYSHLPSWVSFLVDQQAARHAGRALFDAVYERWSALPADARPRLYLFGESLGSFALETAFSGEADLRNRTSGGLFVGPPGFNSLFTEFREQRDPGSREIEPVFRDGRTVRFTTDPWSPVIPQDRAWDGPHLLYLVHASDPITWWSPDLIWDKPDWLSEPRGSDVAAAMRWYPIITFWQTSADMAVAMAVPSGHGHDFVGEHVAGWASVLQPPGWSREDLRRLQQQLLDTGAQDAGIPPSLRE, encoded by the coding sequence ATGGTCGCCACCCTGCGGGGGCTGTTCCATCCCACGCTCCCGGGACTCGTCGGGGCGCTGCTGTTCGCGCTGGTGTCGCTGACACCGTCGCTGCTCCCCCGGCCGGCCCTGTTCCAGGGACTCGTCACGGGCGTGACGGCCGTGATCGGCTACGGCCTCGGCGTCGCTCTGGCCTGGGTCTGGCGCGCGTTCGCCGACAGGGAGGCACGGAGACCCGGGGCCCGGCAGTGGCGGTGGGCCGCCGGCATCGGCGTCGTCACCCTCGGCGCGGCCGACGTGATCAGCGTCCGCCAGCAGGACCGCATCCGTGAGCTCATGGGCCTGGGCGACGCCAGCGCGTGGCGCCTGGTCTCCGTGCCGGTCGTGGCCGTGGTGGTGTTCTGCCTGCTGCTGGCGGCCGGACGCGGACTGCGCCGGGCCGCCCGGGCGCTCTCGGACCTGCTGGCCCGCCGGATCGGCGCGCAGGCCGCCCGCGCGACGGCGGTGGTCGTGGTGGCGGCGTTGACCTTCTTCACCCTCAGCGGGGTCGTGTACGACACCGCGATCGACGCGGTGGACTCGTCCTTCGCCCTGGGAGACCAGCAGGTCTCGTCGCGGCTCGACCCGCCCGCGAGCGCGCTGCGATCCGGCAGCCCCGCGTCGGACCTGGCCTGGGAGGACCTCGGGCGTCAGGGCCGTCGGTTCGTCGCACGCGGCCCCAGCGGCGACGACATCGCGGTGTTCACCGGGCGGACCGCCCTGGACCCGATCCGCGCGTACGCCGGCACGGCCCACGCCGAGGACGTCGAGCAACGAGCCCGGCTCGCCGTGGACGACCTCGAGCGGGCGGGCGGCTTCGAGCGGGCCAACCTCCTGGTCGCCGGCACGACCGGGTCCGGCTTCATCGAGCCCAGCGCGTCCGAGTCGTTCGAGTACCTCACCGACGGCGACTCGGCGATCGTCTCGATGCAGTACTCGCACCTACCGTCCTGGGTCTCCTTCCTGGTCGACCAGCAGGCGGCGCGCCACGCCGGGCGGGCGCTGTTCGACGCCGTGTACGAGCGGTGGTCGGCTCTCCCCGCCGATGCGCGGCCCCGGCTCTACCTGTTCGGCGAGAGCCTCGGCTCGTTCGCGCTGGAGACCGCGTTCAGCGGCGAGGCCGACCTGCGCAACCGGACATCGGGCGGTCTGTTCGTGGGGCCGCCCGGGTTCAACTCGCTCTTCACGGAGTTCCGCGAGCAGCGGGACCCCGGCAGTCGCGAGATCGAGCCGGTCTTCCGCGACGGACGCACGGTGCGGTTCACGACCGACCCGTGGAGCCCGGTGATCCCCCAGGATCGCGCGTGGGACGGCCCGCACCTGCTCTACCTCGTCCACGCGTCGGACCCGATCACGTGGTGGAGCCCGGATCTGATCTGGGACAAGCCCGACTGGCTCTCCGAGCCGCGCGGGTCGGACGTCGCCGCGGCGATGCGGTGGTACCCCATCATCACGTTCTGGCAGACCTCGGCCGACATGGCGGTCGCCATGGCGGTGCCGTCGGGTCACGGTCACGACTTCGTGGGCGAGCACGTAGCGGGGTGGGCCTCGGTGCTGCAGCCGCCGGGGTGGTCCCGTGAGGATCTGCGCCGCCTCCAGCAGCAACTCCTCGACACGGGCGCCCAGGACGCGGGCATCCCTCCGTCGCTGCGCGAGTGA
- a CDS encoding DedA family protein — translation MTQAADQQIDGLAGFMVDMMDRLGLFGAALAVGMDNLFPPIPSEIVLPMAGLAASQGRFSLAGALFATTAGSVIGACIMYWLGRVFGRDRTAWVFAKVPLLKVRDLEVTEEWFAKHGTKAVFFGRMVPIFRSLISIPAGVEQMSFTVFLTLTTVGSLIWNSIFVGAGYTLGENWHVIEPWADWFQRLVILAVVVVCGWFVVTRVRELRDPRER, via the coding sequence ATGACTCAGGCAGCCGACCAGCAGATCGACGGCCTCGCGGGCTTCATGGTGGACATGATGGACCGGCTGGGGCTCTTCGGCGCCGCGCTGGCCGTCGGCATGGACAACCTCTTTCCCCCGATCCCCAGCGAGATCGTGCTGCCGATGGCGGGCCTGGCCGCCAGCCAGGGACGCTTCTCCCTCGCCGGCGCCCTGTTCGCGACGACCGCCGGATCGGTGATCGGCGCCTGCATCATGTACTGGCTCGGCCGGGTCTTCGGCCGCGACCGCACGGCCTGGGTGTTCGCCAAGGTTCCCCTGCTGAAGGTGCGCGACCTCGAGGTCACCGAGGAGTGGTTCGCCAAGCACGGCACCAAGGCGGTGTTCTTCGGCCGGATGGTCCCGATCTTCCGCAGCCTGATCTCGATCCCCGCCGGTGTCGAGCAGATGAGCTTCACGGTGTTCCTGACGCTCACCACGGTCGGCAGCCTGATCTGGAACTCGATCTTCGTCGGCGCCGGCTACACCCTCGGCGAGAACTGGCACGTCATCGAGCCCTGGGCCGACTGGTTCCAGCGCCTCGTGATCCTGGCCGTCGTCGTGGTCTGCGGCTGGTTCGTCGTCACGCGCGTCCGCGAGCTCCGCGACCCGCGCGAGCGCTGA
- a CDS encoding MalY/PatB family protein has product MFDLTDDALRDRDNMKWTTTPEGVIPAWVADMDVTVPEVVTRAVHDRLARGDVGYPDFDAPDPLVAAFERRMAERFDWTPTPERGRLFTDVIQAFQVTLDLLTEGGDGIALHVPSYPVFLNSAAESGRRVVPMPFGATSAELVELWRRERVSLVVLVNPHNPLGRMLGEDELRPIADAAAELDLVVLADEIHADLALDGRRHVSFASLGPDVEDRTVTVTSASKAFNLAGLHCAVAHLGAARVREPLAALPFAYLGGVSTLSRAAAVAAWTEGDDWLTELLGVLRRNRFTITDWAAQVGVDVQPAEATYLAWLDFAGTSIAADPAGILLERGGVRLAPGPEFTAHTDLESGTFARLNFGTSPERLERILERITATLG; this is encoded by the coding sequence GTGTTCGACCTCACCGACGACGCCCTGCGCGACCGCGACAACATGAAGTGGACGACCACACCCGAGGGTGTGATCCCGGCGTGGGTGGCCGACATGGACGTCACTGTTCCCGAGGTCGTGACCCGTGCCGTCCACGATCGGCTCGCCCGCGGCGACGTCGGGTACCCGGACTTCGACGCCCCCGATCCGCTGGTCGCGGCCTTCGAGCGGCGCATGGCCGAGCGCTTCGACTGGACGCCGACTCCCGAGCGGGGCCGGCTCTTCACCGACGTCATCCAGGCGTTCCAGGTCACCCTGGACCTGCTCACGGAGGGCGGGGACGGGATCGCCCTGCACGTGCCCAGCTACCCGGTGTTCCTGAACTCCGCCGCCGAGTCCGGTCGCCGGGTGGTGCCGATGCCGTTCGGTGCCACGAGCGCCGAGCTCGTCGAGCTCTGGCGCCGCGAGCGGGTCTCGCTCGTCGTGCTGGTCAACCCGCACAACCCGCTCGGGCGGATGCTCGGCGAGGACGAGCTGCGGCCGATCGCCGACGCCGCGGCCGAGCTCGACCTCGTCGTCCTGGCCGACGAGATCCACGCCGACCTGGCCCTCGACGGCCGCCGTCACGTGTCGTTCGCCTCGCTGGGACCCGACGTCGAGGACCGCACGGTCACCGTGACGTCGGCCTCCAAGGCGTTCAACCTCGCCGGGCTGCACTGCGCCGTCGCGCACCTCGGCGCCGCCCGGGTGCGCGAGCCGCTGGCGGCGCTGCCGTTCGCGTACCTCGGCGGAGTCAGCACCCTGTCGCGGGCCGCGGCCGTGGCCGCCTGGACCGAGGGCGACGACTGGCTCACCGAGCTGCTGGGCGTGCTGCGGCGCAACCGGTTCACGATCACCGACTGGGCCGCCCAGGTGGGTGTGGACGTCCAGCCCGCCGAGGCGACCTACCTCGCGTGGCTGGACTTCGCCGGCACGAGCATCGCGGCCGATCCCGCCGGCATCCTGCTCGAGCGTGGCGGGGTCAGGCTCGCGCCGGGACCGGAGTTCACGGCGCACACCGACCTGGAGTCCGGCACGTTCGCCCGGTTGAACTTCGGCACCAGCCCCGAGCGGCTGGAGCGGATCCTCGAGCGGATCACGGCGACGCTGGGCTGA
- a CDS encoding cohesin domain-containing protein: MNRDQTIRGRQTMTKKTMWRGGVAVLSGALFAGALAMSPAQAEAASFAVRTSASTVGVGDQVTVTLAARHVQDVYAYELALDYDESVLAYVPGSASTDVTGSTYASVVDGDLTVLHTKLGTSPAANGDVTLVTATFRALKAGSTKLAVPSLELVVTGGGSTSVDEVEGASLAVDPSAAPTVVKAPKISGSAQVGRVLKVSAGTWSTPGVKTSVQWLRNGKAIAGATGSAHRVTPADFGSKLSAKVTATKAGHRSGSATAKAVKISKKAVSRTKVKAKSAVKARGVWKARVSVAASGVSPRGTVKVIHRGKVVRKVKVVDGKATVSLRLGAKRGKTSVRFVYVPQSGVKASSTTVKVRVR, translated from the coding sequence GTGAACCGCGACCAGACGATCCGAGGACGACAGACGATGACGAAGAAGACGATGTGGCGCGGTGGGGTCGCGGTGCTCTCGGGCGCCCTGTTCGCCGGGGCGCTGGCGATGTCGCCGGCACAGGCCGAGGCGGCCTCGTTCGCGGTGCGCACCTCGGCCTCGACCGTGGGCGTCGGTGACCAGGTCACGGTCACCCTCGCGGCGCGACACGTGCAGGACGTCTACGCCTACGAGCTCGCGCTCGACTACGACGAGTCGGTCCTGGCGTACGTGCCCGGCAGCGCCTCGACGGACGTGACCGGCTCGACGTACGCGTCGGTGGTGGACGGCGACCTCACGGTCCTGCACACCAAGCTGGGCACCTCGCCGGCGGCCAACGGTGACGTCACCCTGGTGACCGCCACGTTCCGGGCGCTCAAGGCCGGCAGCACGAAGCTGGCGGTGCCGAGCCTGGAGCTCGTGGTCACGGGCGGCGGCTCCACCTCGGTCGACGAGGTCGAGGGCGCCTCGCTCGCGGTGGACCCGAGCGCCGCTCCGACGGTCGTCAAGGCGCCGAAGATCAGTGGCAGCGCCCAGGTGGGTCGAGTCCTGAAGGTCTCGGCGGGCACCTGGTCGACGCCCGGCGTGAAGACCTCGGTCCAGTGGCTGCGCAACGGCAAGGCGATCGCGGGCGCGACCGGCTCCGCCCACCGCGTCACGCCGGCCGACTTCGGGTCGAAGCTCTCGGCGAAGGTGACCGCCACCAAGGCGGGCCACCGGTCCGGATCGGCGACGGCGAAGGCCGTCAAGATCTCGAAGAAGGCCGTCAGTCGGACCAAGGTGAAGGCGAAGTCGGCGGTGAAGGCGCGCGGGGTGTGGAAGGCCCGCGTGTCGGTGGCGGCGAGCGGCGTCAGCCCGCGCGGCACGGTGAAGGTCATCCACCGCGGCAAGGTCGTGCGCAAGGTCAAGGTCGTGGACGGCAAGGCCACGGTCTCGCTGCGACTGGGCGCCAAGCGCGGGAAGACCAGCGTGCGGTTCGTGTACGTCCCGCAGTCGGGCGTCAAGGCCAGCTCGACGACCGTGAAGGTGCGGGTGCGCTGA